The genomic window CCTATTTTCAGGTCACACACGGGACCCGGGAGGAGATCGGATGTATTCTCAAGGATTGATTGGCGCTGACAGCAGCTCTGACGAGACGCCCGAATTTCTGGCGCGGTTTCAGGCGCGCATTGATGCGGAAGAGAAGATCGAACCCAATGATGCGATGCCCGAAGGCTATCGCCGGACCCTGGTTCGTCAGATCGGGCAACACGCCCATTCCGAGATTGTGGGCATGCTACCCGAGGGGAACTGGATCACCCGCGCGCCCTCGCTGAAACGCAAGGCGGCGCTTCTGGCGAAGGTGCAGGATGAGGGGGGCCATGGTCTTTATCTTTATGCGGCGGCTGAAACGCTGGGCGTGTCGCGCGAGGAGATGACCGAGGAACTGCTGTCGGGCAAAGCCAAATATTCCAGCATTTTCAACTATCCAACCCTGTCCTGGGCCGATATCGGCACCATTGGCTGGCTGGTGGATGGCGCGGCGATCATGAACCAGATCCCGCTGTGCCGCTGTTCCTTCGGGCCCTATGCGCGGGCGATGATCCGGGTCTGCAAGGAAGAGAGTTTTCACCAGCGGCAGGGCTATGAGATTGTGATGACCCTGGCACGCGGCACCGGGGCGCAGCGCGAGATGGCGCAGGATGCGCTGAACCGCTGGTGGTGGCCATCGCTGATGATGTTCGGGCCCCATGACGCGGAAAGTGAGCATTCGGACCAGTCGATGGCCTGGAAGATCAAGCGTTTTTCAAATGATGAACTGCGCCAGAAATTCATTGATGCAACCGTGCCGCAGGCCGAGTTTCTGGGTCTTTCCGTGCCGGATAAGGATCTGAAATGGAACGCGGAAAAGGGCGGGTACGACCATGGGGAGATTGACTGGTCCGAATTCTGGCGGGTCGTCAAGGGCGGCGGTGTGATGAATGTAGACCGGATCAGGGACCGCAAGGCGGCCTGGGAAGATGGCGCCTGGGTGCGGGAGGCGGCCCTGGCCCATGCCGCGAAGCGGGCGGCGCGCAAGCAGGCGGCAGAGTGAGATGAGAGTGCGGGAGCGAGGGGTTTTGCACCCCTCGCGCTCCCCGCAGCGTATTTGAAACAAGAAGACGGAGGGCGGCTATGGCGGATGCGACGCCGTTATGGGAAGTGTTCATCCGGCCCCGGAACGGGCTGGCGCATAAGCATTGCGGATCGCTGCATGCCGCCGATGAGGTTCTGGCGCTGAATGCGGCGCGCGATGTCTATACAAGGCGCGGCGAAGGGGTGAGCATCTGGGTGGTGCCGTCTGTGGCGATCACCGCAAGCGACCCGGATCAGGCGGCGGAGAATTTCGAGCCGACAGCGGACAAGATTTACCGCCATCCGACCTTTTACGAGATCCCCGAAGATGTGGGGCATATGTGATGGCCTTGCTGGGCGCGGTTCTGGAACTGGCCGATGATCATCTGATCCTCGGCCACCGGATTTCCGAATGGTGCGGCCATGCGCCGATGCTGGAGGAGGATCTGGCCCTGCCGAATATGGCGCTGGATCTGATCGGGACGGCGCGGGTGCTGTATGAGTATGCCGCGACGCTGGAAGGCAGGGGCCGGTCAGAGGATGATCTGGCGATGCTGCGGGTGGAGCGGGAATATCGCAACTGCCTGCTGGTGGAACGCCCGAACGGGGATTTTGCACAGACCATGCTGCGGCAGCTTTATTTCGCAGCCTTCATGGAGCCGTTCTGGACTGCGGCTTTAACCTCGACTGATGAGGTGATCCGCGGGGTGGCGGGCAAGGCGGTGAAGGAAATGGCCTATCACATCCGCCATGCGGGGGAATGGGTGATCCGCCTGGGCGACGGAACGCAGGAGAGTGCGGCGAAGATGCAGGCCGCAGTGCTGGACTTGCATCGCTTCACCGGGGAGCTGTTTGAAAGCAGTGAGGATGCGGCGGTGTGCGAGGCCGGGGCTGTCTTGCCGGTACGTGCCGGGATGCAGGCTGAATGGGATCGGGTGATTGCGATGGTGTTTGGCGAGGCGCTGCTGGAGGTGCCCGAGGTGGCGTATCCGCAGGCCGGTGGCCGTGCCGGGGTTCATGGTGAGCAGCTGGGTCATCTTCTGGCTGAGATGCAGTATCTGCAGCGCGCCTATCCGGGGGCGGAATGGTAACGGCTCTGGACCAGAAACGCGCCTGGGTAGCGGCGGCCGCAGTCCCCGACCCGGAAGTGCCTTGCGTGAATGTGGAGGAGCTTGGCATTCTGCGCAGCGTCGATCTGGTCGAGGGCGTGGCGGTGGCCCGGGTGACGCCCACCTATTCCGGGTGTCCCGCCACCCTGGCGATCGAGATGGCGATCGAGATGGCCTTGCGCGATGCGGGCTATGAGGCGCGGATCGAGCGGGTTCTGACGCCCCCCTGGACAACGGACTGGATCACCGAGGCGGGTCGCAAGAAGCTGAGTGCCTATGGGATCGCCCCGCCGGTGGAGGCCGCGGGATCGGTGCGGGCGCTGTTCGGAGAGGTGGCCGTGAGCTGCCCGCTTTGCGGATCAGAGGCGACCGAGCGGATCAGCGAATTCGGGTCAACCGCCTGCAAGGCCCAGTATCGGTGTCTGACCTGCGCCGAGCCGTTCGATTATTTCAAATGCATTTGAGAGGGTGGCGATGTTTCACGACCTGACTGTGGCAGAGCTGCGACCCGAAACCGATGGGGCGGTGGCGATCTGTTTTGACGTGCCCGAGGCGCTGAGCGATGTGTTTGCCTATGCGCCGGGGCAGTATCTGACCCTGCGGGCCAAGGTTGCGGGGCAGGATTTGCGGCGCAGCTATTCGATTGCATCCTTGCCGGGGGAGCCTTTGACCGTCGGGGTCAAACGGGTTGAGGGCGGGGCGTTTTCGGAATTTGCCCAGGGTCTGAGCGCCGGTGATGTGCTGCGGGTGATGCCGCCGGAGGGGCGGTTTACCGACCCGGGTTGTGACCGGATGGTGCTGATTGCGGCCGGGTCTGGCATCACGCCGATGGTGTCGCTGGCGGGGGCGGCCCTGGCGCGGGGGGCGGAGGTGGCGCTGATCTATGGCAACCGTCGCACCGATACGATCATGTTCCGCGAAACGCTGGAGGCGCTGAAAGACCGGTATCTGGGGCGGTTCACGCTGGTGCATGTATTGAGCCGGGAGCCTCAGGATGTGGCGTTGCTGTCGGGGCGTGTGGATGGAGAGAAAGTGACCCGTCTGGCGCAGGCCGGTGCGGTTGATCCGGCGGGTGCCGACGGGGTGTTTCTATGCGGCCCGGGAGAGATGATCGACGCGGTTGAGGCAGCGGTGCTGGCGCTTGGTGTGGATCATGCCTGCATTCATCACGAGCGGTTCTTCATGGCCGGAGAAACCCCCCGAATGCCGAAATCAGCCGCGGCAGAGGCGGCTGCGGAAGGCGGGGTGGAGGTTGAGATTGTGCTGGATGGGGCGCGGCGGCAGTTCACCTATACCGGGGAAGATGAGACGGTGATTGCAGCGGCAGAGCGGGCCGGGCTGGACCTGCCCTATTCCTGCCGGGGCGGCATGTGCTGCACCTGCCGGTGCAAGGTGGCGGCGGGCAGCGCCGAGATGGCGGTGAATTATTCTCTGGAACCCTGGGAGCTGGAGGCGGGCTTCACCCTGGCCTGCCAGACGCGACCCACAAGCGAAAAACTGGTGCTGGATTTCGATGCGGCGTGAAGGCTCGCGGCGTGGTCTGTGGTGAGATTGTGGGATGCCTCCGGCGGAAGTATTTTTGAGATAGAGAAGGGGCCCCGGGCGGTTATGGGTGCTGTGGGGTCAGTGGGCATACTCCGGCTCTTCCGTGTCAAGCACGGCGCGGATCTCGGTCAGGAACGCCGCCTCATCCCCGGCGCAGCCTTCCATTTGCGCGGCGGCTTTCGAGGCGATCTCGTCGGATAGCACCCTGAGCGGACGCCCGGTTTGCAGGGCAAGGATATAGGTCCGGGCGGCGCGTTCGAAATAATAGAGGCGGGTGAAGGTCTCGGCCACGGTTTCACCGATGATCAGCACGCCGTGATTGCCCAGGATCAGGGTCCGTACCGAAGGGTCCTGAAACAGGCGCGCGCAGCGGGCGCCTTCGTCTTCCAGCGCAAGGCCGCCATATTCCTCATCCACCACCTGCCGATTGTGGAATATCGCCGAGTTCTGATCGACCGCGGGCAGGCGGCTGTCGGCGAGGCTTGCCAGAACGGTGGCATAGGTGGAATGCACATGCATGGCGCAACGGGCATGGGGCACATGGCGGTGCAGGCTGGCATGCAGGCCCCAGGCGGTCTGGTCCGGCGCGTCGGGGCCGGTGCAGCTGTCCGGGTCATTGGCGTCGATCACCCAGAGGTCCGAGGCCCGGATGCGGGAGAAATGCCGTTTGGGATTGATCAGGAATTCCGTACCATCCGCATTCACCGCCAGTGAGAAATGATTGGCGATGGCTTCATGCATATCTTCCCGTGCGGTCCAGCGAAAGGCGGCGGCAAGATCTTGGCGGGCGGTGAGATGGGTCACTATGGGATGCTCCTGTTCTGCGGGAAGCCTATGGCTGGTCTGCGGATCGCGGCGGGTAGGTTTTCATACATACTTATGGTCAAAATCTGTCATTTCAGGCAAGTATACAGGGGAATGACGCAACCTGTGCCATCAACGATCCTCGGGAATACCCGGCTTCCTCCGCAATCACGCCGTATTTCAGGGTCATGGTCGCTCCAAAGAAAAATGTGAGCAGATGGGTGATTAATGGACCGTTTGACGGAAATGGAAGCGTTCGCCACGGTTGTGGATCAGGGCGGCTTTACCGATGCGGCACGGAAGATGGGGATTTCAAAATCCGCTGTGTCCAAGCATGTGTCGAGCCTTGAGACCCGTCTGGGGGCCCGGCTTCTGAACCGCACCACCCGGCGTGTCAGCCCGACCGAGATCGGCCTTGCCTATTATGACCGGGCCCGCCGGGTTCTGAATGATGCGGGTGAGGCCGATGCGCTGGTCACGGCAATGCAATCTGCGCCCTCGGGTCTGTTGCGGGTCTCTGTGGCGACGGATTTCGGCGTCAATCATCTGTCGCCGGTTCTGGGGTCGTTTTTACGGTCTTACCCCGAAATCACCGTCAATATGATTCTGAACAACCGCTATGTGGAGCTGATCTCGGAAGGGTTCGACCTGGCGATCCGCGTCGGTGAGCTGGAAGACAGCAGTCTGCGGGCCCGCAAACTGACCGAGAGCCATAAACGCATGATCGCCGCGCCCAGCTATTTCGAGCAGTTCGGCAGGCCGGAAAAGATTGACGATCTGAGCGACCACAAGCTTTTGCATTACTCCAATCAGGCCAGCGGGAATGTCTGGAAACTCACCGCGCCCTCCGGTGAGAAACGTCAGGTGCGCACATCCGGTTCGCTGACGGTGAATGATGGGCAATCGCTGTTGAATGCGGCGATTGGCGGGCTTGGTATCGCCTATCTGCCCAGCTTTCTTTATGCAGAGCCGTTGCGTCAGGGTCTGCTGGTTGATGCGATGCCTGACCTGCCGATGGAAGCGCAAGGCATTTATGCGGTGTATCCGCCGGGTCGCTATACGCAGCCGAAAGTCCGCGCATTCATTGATTTTCTTGTAGAGCAGTTTCGCGGCAAAGGCCCCGAAGACTGGTAAGATTTCATACTGTCGCCCCAAGCGTATATTTCGGGGCAAATCCATGGTCCGGTTGGTGTCTGCCAGCCGGGCCATTTTTTAGAGCGTTTCGGATAAAATCTGCGTCTCGCCACCGGTTCTGCATCCATGCAAATGCAAACGCATTATTCGGTGTTTGTCAGCACCACTTCGACCCTGCGATTCCGTTCCCGGCCTTCATTGGTATCATTGGGCGCGCGGGGGGAAAGATATCCAATACCTTCGGCCCGGATCTGTGTGGCGGGAACATTCAGGGCGGACACCAGATAGCTGCGCACCGCAGCCGCCCGTGCCCGGCTGAGCGCGATGTTGTTTTGCAGCGAGCCTTCGGCATCCGTATGGCCCACCAGCACCACGCGCCGGGCCGGGTGACGGATCAGGTAATCGGCCAGCACGGTCAGCGAGGTATTTTCCTGTTCCGGGAGAGCGGACGCCCCGGTCTGGAAGTGCAGGCCTTCCAATGTGGCCCTGCCGGTTGTCTCCAGCGCCGAGATCAGGGTGGCATTGTCAGCGATACCGGCAGTGGCGGAGACGGGCGGTGGCACCGTGCCCTCATCCGCAGGCGCGCGGGTTGACTGGGTGACCTCTGGCACGGGTTCCCCGGGCGGGCTGATCTGAATCATATGGATATAGCCGTTTCCCCCCCCGCGAGAGACCAGAAGCGCCACATCATAGGTGGCATCCCCGGTTTCCTTGCGGGCGGCGAGATAGATGAAATCATCCAGGTCCACATGCATGTCGGGTTCCGGGGCCACATCCATCCCGAAGCGGAAATCGAAGCCGCCGCAATTCTGGTCTGAGCAGGAATACAACACCTCATACCCATCTGTCACAAGCTGCGCCCTGAGCGGGGCCAGCAATTGTGCACAGGTTCCGCCAAAGGGCACGACCTGCCAGACATAGCGGTTTATCTGCCCCTCTTTATCCTGGCTTATCATGCCGCCGGTCGGGCTCCATGGGCCGGTGGGCATCTGGTAACGATCCATCGCTTCGGTCTGATCCAGCACCAGCCGCGCAGCGGCAGGCATGTGCAGGTCCAGCGCCGCGGCGGGTGCGGGCAGGCCAATCACGGCCAGCCCAAGGGACAGAAGGATATGAGGCAGACGGAATGTCACCGATGCTGCCCGTGATAATCCGCATTGGGCCGCATATCTATGGCCGAGGCCATGCGATTGCTCATGCTGTAGAATGAAGCCGTGGCGGCGATATCCCAGATATCGCGGTCAGAGAAACCCACATCGCGCAAGGCCTGGCGATCCTGTTCCTCGATCTTGTAACTGGCTTCGGTCATCAGCACGGCAAAATCCAGCATGGCCCTTTGTCTCGGGTCCAGATCTGCCACGCGATAGTTCATGATCAGCGCTTCGCCCAATTCGGGTTTGCCGGACAGTGCGCGCACAGCCGCGCCATGGGCGGTCAGACAGTAAAAGCAGTGGTTTATGGCCGAAACCACCACCGCGATCATCTCGCGTTCCAGTTTGCTGAGACCGCTTTCGGCCAGCATCACGTCGTTATAAAACCCGGTGAAGGCGTTCAGCTTATCCTCGTCGAACGCATAGGCCGCCAGAACATTGGGGATCATTCCCAGTTTGTCCTGACAGATATCGAAATATTTCTGTGTTGCGTCCGGCAGCGGGTCGAGAGGCGGAAGGTTCAGTGCCGTGGTGTTCGGGTTCGGTTTGGTCATGATGCCTCTGATTTGATACGATAATGATAATGTCCCACAGGCTGGAACCCGAGGGAAGTGTAGAGCGCGTTTGCCGGCAGGTTGGCCTGTGTGACCAGCAGGGTGATATATGTGGCGCCCTGATCTCTGGCCCAGAAACCCATGGCGCGCATCATATAGCGGCCCAGCCCCTTGCGGCGATGGTCAGACAGGGTTTCCAGCGCGTGTATCATGGCAATCTCCCCGTCCATGGCGATGAAACCCGTGCCGGCCGGGTGGTCATCAATCCGCCCGAAAATCGCGGTTTTCGGGCCTGTCACCCGGTGCATGATGGCCAGCCGCGCGGGCCCGATACCGCCTGCGGTCCAGATCTCCTCCTGCGCGGCAAGCGGGGGCCAGATTTCGAAACAGGTTATGGGCGGCGGGCGGTCGGTAGCGATGGCGCCGACCGGTGCAGCATAAAGCGTGACCGGATCCTTGATATGGTAATCCAGGGT from Rhodophyticola sp. CCM32 includes these protein-coding regions:
- a CDS encoding GNAT family N-acetyltransferase, yielding MTPPASLPAAHDLYPVIDRTWPAADIRMLAPWVLRNGQGGGSRVSAATLCEGQPTTQDVARAEAAMQAMGQPPLFMIRKGDTTLDALLDTLDYHIKDPVTLYAAPVGAIATDRPPPITCFEIWPPLAAQEEIWTAGGIGPARLAIMHRVTGPKTAIFGRIDDHPAGTGFIAMDGEIAMIHALETLSDHRRKGLGRYMMRAMGFWARDQGATYITLLVTQANLPANALYTSLGFQPVGHYHYRIKSEAS
- a CDS encoding OmpA family protein, yielding MTFRLPHILLSLGLAVIGLPAPAAALDLHMPAAARLVLDQTEAMDRYQMPTGPWSPTGGMISQDKEGQINRYVWQVVPFGGTCAQLLAPLRAQLVTDGYEVLYSCSDQNCGGFDFRFGMDVAPEPDMHVDLDDFIYLAARKETGDATYDVALLVSRGGGNGYIHMIQISPPGEPVPEVTQSTRAPADEGTVPPPVSATAGIADNATLISALETTGRATLEGLHFQTGASALPEQENTSLTVLADYLIRHPARRVVLVGHTDAEGSLQNNIALSRARAAAVRSYLVSALNVPATQIRAEGIGYLSPRAPNDTNEGRERNRRVEVVLTNTE
- a CDS encoding peroxidase-related enzyme (This protein belongs to a clade of uncharacterized proteins related to peroxidases such as the alkylhydroperoxidase AhpD.), which produces MTKPNPNTTALNLPPLDPLPDATQKYFDICQDKLGMIPNVLAAYAFDEDKLNAFTGFYNDVMLAESGLSKLEREMIAVVVSAINHCFYCLTAHGAAVRALSGKPELGEALIMNYRVADLDPRQRAMLDFAVLMTEASYKIEEQDRQALRDVGFSDRDIWDIAATASFYSMSNRMASAIDMRPNADYHGQHR
- a CDS encoding 2Fe-2S iron-sulfur cluster-binding protein, whose translation is MFHDLTVAELRPETDGAVAICFDVPEALSDVFAYAPGQYLTLRAKVAGQDLRRSYSIASLPGEPLTVGVKRVEGGAFSEFAQGLSAGDVLRVMPPEGRFTDPGCDRMVLIAAGSGITPMVSLAGAALARGAEVALIYGNRRTDTIMFRETLEALKDRYLGRFTLVHVLSREPQDVALLSGRVDGEKVTRLAQAGAVDPAGADGVFLCGPGEMIDAVEAAVLALGVDHACIHHERFFMAGETPRMPKSAAAEAAAEGGVEVEIVLDGARRQFTYTGEDETVIAAAERAGLDLPYSCRGGMCCTCRCKVAAGSAEMAVNYSLEPWELEAGFTLACQTRPTSEKLVLDFDAA
- the paaB gene encoding 1,2-phenylacetyl-CoA epoxidase subunit PaaB — its product is MADATPLWEVFIRPRNGLAHKHCGSLHAADEVLALNAARDVYTRRGEGVSIWVVPSVAITASDPDQAAENFEPTADKIYRHPTFYEIPEDVGHM
- the paaC gene encoding 1,2-phenylacetyl-CoA epoxidase subunit PaaC; translated protein: MALLGAVLELADDHLILGHRISEWCGHAPMLEEDLALPNMALDLIGTARVLYEYAATLEGRGRSEDDLAMLRVEREYRNCLLVERPNGDFAQTMLRQLYFAAFMEPFWTAALTSTDEVIRGVAGKAVKEMAYHIRHAGEWVIRLGDGTQESAAKMQAAVLDLHRFTGELFESSEDAAVCEAGAVLPVRAGMQAEWDRVIAMVFGEALLEVPEVAYPQAGGRAGVHGEQLGHLLAEMQYLQRAYPGAEW
- the paaD gene encoding 1,2-phenylacetyl-CoA epoxidase subunit PaaD; translated protein: MVTALDQKRAWVAAAAVPDPEVPCVNVEELGILRSVDLVEGVAVARVTPTYSGCPATLAIEMAIEMALRDAGYEARIERVLTPPWTTDWITEAGRKKLSAYGIAPPVEAAGSVRALFGEVAVSCPLCGSEATERISEFGSTACKAQYRCLTCAEPFDYFKCI
- the paaA gene encoding 1,2-phenylacetyl-CoA epoxidase subunit PaaA; this encodes MYSQGLIGADSSSDETPEFLARFQARIDAEEKIEPNDAMPEGYRRTLVRQIGQHAHSEIVGMLPEGNWITRAPSLKRKAALLAKVQDEGGHGLYLYAAAETLGVSREEMTEELLSGKAKYSSIFNYPTLSWADIGTIGWLVDGAAIMNQIPLCRCSFGPYARAMIRVCKEESFHQRQGYEIVMTLARGTGAQREMAQDALNRWWWPSLMMFGPHDAESEHSDQSMAWKIKRFSNDELRQKFIDATVPQAEFLGLSVPDKDLKWNAEKGGYDHGEIDWSEFWRVVKGGGVMNVDRIRDRKAAWEDGAWVREAALAHAAKRAARKQAAE
- a CDS encoding LysR family transcriptional regulator, with protein sequence MDRLTEMEAFATVVDQGGFTDAARKMGISKSAVSKHVSSLETRLGARLLNRTTRRVSPTEIGLAYYDRARRVLNDAGEADALVTAMQSAPSGLLRVSVATDFGVNHLSPVLGSFLRSYPEITVNMILNNRYVELISEGFDLAIRVGELEDSSLRARKLTESHKRMIAAPSYFEQFGRPEKIDDLSDHKLLHYSNQASGNVWKLTAPSGEKRQVRTSGSLTVNDGQSLLNAAIGGLGIAYLPSFLYAEPLRQGLLVDAMPDLPMEAQGIYAVYPPGRYTQPKVRAFIDFLVEQFRGKGPEDW
- a CDS encoding class II aldolase and adducin N-terminal domain-containing protein, with product MTHLTARQDLAAAFRWTAREDMHEAIANHFSLAVNADGTEFLINPKRHFSRIRASDLWVIDANDPDSCTGPDAPDQTAWGLHASLHRHVPHARCAMHVHSTYATVLASLADSRLPAVDQNSAIFHNRQVVDEEYGGLALEDEGARCARLFQDPSVRTLILGNHGVLIIGETVAETFTRLYYFERAARTYILALQTGRPLRVLSDEIASKAAAQMEGCAGDEAAFLTEIRAVLDTEEPEYAH